The following are encoded in a window of Diachasmimorpha longicaudata isolate KC_UGA_2023 unplaced genomic scaffold, iyDiaLong2 ctg00000344.1, whole genome shotgun sequence genomic DNA:
- the LOC135172470 gene encoding uncharacterized protein LOC135172470 — protein MSSKSRSVPTGACLSFKQRSRKNITLLKDVETDESESNDSSDGILQSPTKSMDSARNTRKELHLTPPSPLVHNASGNRKRRASSTTRAEDGLNSIVSPGTPKTSRSMMVPPAKMPKMLGPQNQLSSSHYADNERRILNSLRDYFDQQLDEKLENLRRRMAYDLKQSMNELKTTIIGTNLAPASGPSLLEIQKQMSTPLLFEMDDKFQEYEAILTTDPNLVETLRLFMRVLISNKKEMKICVSTILSAVLRKTVSLHYSGYGKEAGGKKKKNFYNTTVCKVLIDVIIEVIGSSTDEKKIMSEVSTWLSRSGDREGGRKERQRGSSHHNENNSVCSFDTNR, from the exons atgtcgagtaaatcgcgatctgtaccaacag gtgcatgtttatcatttaaacagcggtcaaggaagaatattactttgcttaaagacgtcgaaactgatgaatctgagagcaatgattcctccgatggaattctgcagtcacctacaaaatcgatggactcagcgagaaatacaagaaaagaacttcatttgacacctccttcaccactagtccataacgcttcag gtaaccgaaaaaggcgtgcatcgtctactacacgcgctgaagacggattgaattcgattgtgagcccaggaactccaaaaacttcacgatcaatgatggtaccccctgctaagatgccaaaaatgctgggaccacaaaaccagttgtcatctagtcattatgctgataatgaacgtcgaatcctgaactcccttcgagattactttgatcagcaattagatgaaaagctcgaaaatttaagacgcaggatggcttacgatttaaagcagtctatgaatgagctcaagaccacaatcattggcactaatctagccccagcttctggtcctagcttgcttgaaatacagaagcagatgtctacgccactactatttgaaatggatgataagttccaggaatacgaagcgatattgacaacggacccaaatctcgtagaaacactg cgattattcatgagagttttgataagcaataaaaaagagatgaaaatatgtgtttccactatcctatctgcggttctgaggaagacagtgtcactgcactattctggttacggaaaggaagctggcggaaagaaaaagaaaaatttttataacactacagtatgcaaagtactgattgatgtgataattgaggtaataggatccagcactgatgagaagaagataatgtcagaagtaagtacttggttgtcacgttctggcgatcgagagggtgggcgtaaggaacgacaacgcgggtcaagtcatcataacgagaataattcagtttgttcctttgataccaatcgataa